From one Lotus japonicus ecotype B-129 chromosome 3, LjGifu_v1.2 genomic stretch:
- the LOC130747092 gene encoding uncharacterized protein LOC130747092 isoform X3, translated as MSFMVGPVNGYGVSSFCGYFQKVYGANGYSVEQSLDVFWLIQKQMKRKHFNPRREHSDMGKEGWRSVCRGLVEAHMCEEQLKNKLLTWSELPCKVAIANPASLEQSALK; from the exons ATGTCTTTTATGGTTGGACCTGTGAATGGATATGGAGTTTCCTCATTCTG TGGCTATTTCCAAAAAGTATATGGAGCCAATGGGTACAGTGTTGAGCAATCACTTGATGTTTTTTG GTTGATCCAGAAACAGATGAAG AGAAAACACTTTAACCCACGGCGAGAGCACTCAGACATGGGGAAAGAGGGATGGAGGTCTGTATGTAGAGGATTGGTGGAAGCCCATATGTGCGAAG aacAATTGAAGAACAAGCTTCTAACATGGTCAGAAttgccttgcaaagttgctatcgctaatcctgcgagtttggaacagtctgcactaaaatga
- the LOC130747092 gene encoding uncharacterized protein LOC130747092 isoform X2, whose protein sequence is MSFMVGPVNGYGVSSFCGYFQKVYGANGYSVEQSLDVFWLIQKQMKRKHFNPRREHSDMGKEGWRSVCRGLVEAHMCEEHVESGASNIEIRPIICRWKANSKPYNFHVQNN, encoded by the exons ATGTCTTTTATGGTTGGACCTGTGAATGGATATGGAGTTTCCTCATTCTG TGGCTATTTCCAAAAAGTATATGGAGCCAATGGGTACAGTGTTGAGCAATCACTTGATGTTTTTTG GTTGATCCAGAAACAGATGAAG AGAAAACACTTTAACCCACGGCGAGAGCACTCAGACATGGGGAAAGAGGGATGGAGGTCTGTATGTAGAGGATTGGTGGAAGCCCATATGTGCGAAG aacatgTTGAATCTGGAGCTAGCAATATCGAAATAAGGcccataatatgtcgttggaaagctaactcgaagccctacaactttcatgttcagaacAATTGA
- the LOC130747092 gene encoding uncharacterized protein LOC130747092 isoform X1 — protein sequence MSFMVGPVNGYGVSSFCGYFQKVYGANGYSVEQSLDVFWLIQKQMKRKHFNPRREHSDMGKEGWRSVCRGLVEAHMCEVSMTVLLEHVESGASNIEIRPIICRWKANSKPYNFHVQNN from the exons ATGTCTTTTATGGTTGGACCTGTGAATGGATATGGAGTTTCCTCATTCTG TGGCTATTTCCAAAAAGTATATGGAGCCAATGGGTACAGTGTTGAGCAATCACTTGATGTTTTTTG GTTGATCCAGAAACAGATGAAG AGAAAACACTTTAACCCACGGCGAGAGCACTCAGACATGGGGAAAGAGGGATGGAGGTCTGTATGTAGAGGATTGGTGGAAGCCCATATGTGCGAAG tttctatgactgttttgctagaacatgTTGAATCTGGAGCTAGCAATATCGAAATAAGGcccataatatgtcgttggaaagctaactcgaagccctacaactttcatgttcagaacAATTGA